Proteins co-encoded in one Ralstonia sp. RRA genomic window:
- a CDS encoding LuxR C-terminal-related transcriptional regulator, giving the protein MLETREAQRAGAPASTELSPREAEVARLYVSGLRVDEIAERLNRSKKTISTQKNRAMEKLGISRDADLFKYAAAHGWLTSSQTPPRDAG; this is encoded by the coding sequence GTGCTGGAAACACGTGAGGCGCAGCGAGCCGGCGCACCGGCATCGACTGAACTGAGCCCGCGAGAGGCGGAGGTGGCGCGGCTGTATGTGTCGGGCCTGCGGGTGGACGAGATTGCCGAACGGCTCAACCGCAGCAAGAAGACGATCAGCACCCAGAAGAACCGGGCCATGGAGAAGCTCGGCATCTCGCGCGATGCGGATCTCTTCAAGTACGCCGCAGCGCATGGTTGGCTGACGTCGTCGCAAACGCCGCCACGTGATGCTGGCTGA
- a CDS encoding NUDIX hydrolase, with protein MKERATVLCKRGDRILLVARLNARWVLPGGKPRRGETLGDAARRELAEETGIVCRTVRPLFQFAGGNKRHHVFVADIEASAIARPAQEIAHCAWFDRQTIASIDCSRPTPFIVKRALKILDDERYVMAYMEAMLLQAAA; from the coding sequence ATGAAAGAACGAGCAACCGTCCTCTGCAAACGCGGTGACCGGATCCTTCTGGTCGCCCGGCTCAATGCTCGCTGGGTGTTGCCTGGTGGCAAACCGCGCCGCGGTGAAACACTGGGCGACGCCGCCCGCCGCGAGTTGGCGGAGGAAACGGGCATCGTCTGCCGTACCGTACGCCCATTGTTCCAATTCGCTGGTGGCAACAAGCGGCACCACGTGTTTGTCGCCGACATCGAAGCCAGTGCCATCGCCCGCCCAGCTCAGGAGATTGCCCACTGCGCCTGGTTCGACCGACAGACGATTGCGTCGATCGACTGCAGCCGACCGACGCCATTCATCGTCAAGCGCGCGCTCAAAATCCTGGACGACGAGCGCTACGTCATGGCCTACATGGAGGCGATGCTGCTGCAGGCAGCCGCCTAA
- a CDS encoding autotransporter outer membrane beta-barrel domain-containing protein, whose translation MTSAEGTPTSIVEAIADAAPGAAPLPIYRPEVPLYSEAPAVARQLGLLQIDTFHDRQGEQGLLTENGAVPASWARVWGGNTNIKQKGDVNPSFDGTVWGMQVGQDLYADTQQSGHRNHYGVLLGFSRAVGDVSGFALAQQGLGVGSLQVNGYNLGGYWTHVAPTGWYTDAVLMGSALTVRTSSNDNVHGSTNGNAITGSVEAGLPIPLSQGLTLEPQAQLVWQRLSLKDFNDGVSNVSWNNGNTFLGRVGARLQWSFDSNGINWKPYLRLNVLRSFGSDDKTTFGGSTTIGAQVGQTAGQIGAGLVAQLSKRSSAYATLSYLTNLGGEHQRTVLGNVGVRWAW comes from the coding sequence ATTACGTCGGCTGAAGGCACGCCGACCTCGATCGTCGAGGCCATTGCAGATGCAGCACCGGGTGCTGCTCCGTTGCCCATCTATCGCCCGGAAGTGCCGCTGTACTCGGAAGCGCCGGCGGTCGCACGGCAGCTCGGCTTGCTGCAGATCGATACGTTCCATGACCGCCAGGGCGAGCAGGGTTTGCTGACTGAAAACGGCGCCGTGCCGGCTTCGTGGGCGCGTGTGTGGGGTGGTAACACCAACATCAAGCAGAAGGGCGATGTGAACCCGTCGTTTGACGGAACGGTGTGGGGTATGCAGGTTGGTCAGGATCTATACGCAGACACCCAACAGAGCGGCCATCGCAATCACTATGGCGTGTTGCTGGGCTTCTCGCGCGCGGTGGGTGACGTGAGTGGTTTCGCGTTGGCGCAGCAGGGGCTGGGCGTCGGCTCCTTGCAGGTCAACGGTTACAACCTCGGCGGTTACTGGACACATGTCGCGCCGACGGGGTGGTACACGGATGCCGTCTTGATGGGCAGCGCGCTAACGGTGCGCACAAGCTCAAACGACAACGTGCACGGTTCCACCAACGGCAACGCCATTACAGGCTCTGTCGAAGCCGGACTGCCGATCCCGCTCAGCCAGGGGCTGACGCTTGAACCGCAGGCGCAACTGGTTTGGCAACGGTTGTCGCTCAAGGATTTCAACGACGGAGTCTCGAACGTGTCGTGGAACAACGGCAACACGTTCCTGGGCCGCGTGGGTGCACGGCTGCAATGGTCGTTTGATTCGAACGGGATCAACTGGAAGCCGTATCTGCGCTTGAACGTGCTGCGTTCGTTCGGTTCGGATGACAAGACCACGTTTGGTGGAAGCACCACGATTGGCGCGCAGGTTGGCCAGACGGCCGGGCAGATCGGTGCAGGGCTGGTCGCGCAACTCAGCAAACGCAGCAGTGCGTATGCAACGCTCAGCTATCTCACGAATCTGGGTGGCGAGCACCAGCGCACGGTCCTGGGCAACGTGGGGGTGCGTTGGGCGTGGTGA
- a CDS encoding response regulator transcription factor, protein MNPVQIRVAIADDHPAILFGVKHELASRQSISIDGLARNSTELIELLDRTRIDVLVCDYAMPGGNYGDGMALLSLVQQRYPHVRIVVLTMMENAAILSVLMTGIQCIVSKSDLTNHLSLAVHAAFANSRYVSPTIEKILRTLDPIHRDAPGNAQLTGRELEVIRLYVSGMTINEIAARLNRSKKTISTQKSSAMRKLNIDREVDLFHYGVETGLIPSVMRPAR, encoded by the coding sequence ATGAACCCCGTCCAGATCCGCGTCGCCATCGCCGACGACCATCCGGCCATTCTGTTTGGCGTCAAACATGAACTGGCCAGCCGCCAATCGATCTCGATCGATGGCCTCGCACGCAACTCGACCGAACTGATCGAGTTACTCGACCGCACACGCATCGACGTGCTTGTGTGCGACTACGCCATGCCTGGCGGCAACTACGGCGACGGCATGGCATTGCTGTCGCTGGTGCAACAGCGCTACCCGCACGTGCGCATCGTGGTTCTGACGATGATGGAGAACGCGGCGATCCTGTCGGTGCTCATGACAGGCATTCAATGCATCGTCAGCAAATCCGATCTGACGAACCATCTGTCGCTTGCCGTGCATGCCGCGTTTGCGAATAGCCGCTACGTATCGCCAACGATCGAGAAGATTCTGCGCACGCTGGACCCGATCCACAGAGACGCGCCAGGCAATGCGCAACTGACCGGCCGCGAACTCGAGGTCATCCGCCTGTACGTATCGGGCATGACGATCAACGAGATCGCCGCGCGTCTGAACCGCAGCAAGAAGACCATCAGCACGCAGAAGAGCAGCGCAATGCGCAAGCTCAACATCGACCGCGAGGTCGACCTGTTCCACTACGGCGTCGAGACGGGCTTGATCCCCTCCGTCATGCGTCCGGCGCGGTAG
- a CDS encoding M23 family metallopeptidase: MTAVIPVPALGVTPVADAPAVSNVAFTPTAGNLVDVRFSNPSRAPWGASAMSSPTADSQSGMRAGEIASTLRKALARADLPGDLLQQITRLLRGNVDMSARGVAGDYFRVAYEPVAEACCEQAIRLTAIEVQFQGKRYAGVWFATNERPQGDYYRFDGTLMAGLRFTLPVQATRISSDFGERTHPVTGVHHGHSGVDLAAPIGRAVRASEAGVVAHIGNERRGYGKYVVIRHADGHTSYYAHLSKIEPKLRVGMSVDRAQRVGAVGRTGTATGPHLHFEVRRADRPIDPLALIHKASTQALRGDQLAAFQRVATLAMTRLAGAGPASVVATSAAQSNVC; the protein is encoded by the coding sequence ATGACGGCTGTCATCCCCGTACCCGCATTGGGCGTGACGCCGGTAGCGGATGCGCCAGCAGTGTCGAACGTGGCATTCACGCCGACGGCTGGCAACCTTGTCGATGTGCGTTTCTCCAATCCCTCCCGTGCGCCGTGGGGTGCCTCTGCGATGTCGTCGCCGACAGCAGATTCGCAATCCGGCATGCGAGCAGGCGAGATTGCGAGCACGCTTCGCAAGGCGCTCGCGCGTGCGGATCTGCCGGGTGACCTGCTGCAGCAGATCACGCGACTGCTTCGCGGAAACGTCGACATGTCGGCGCGAGGCGTGGCGGGCGACTACTTCCGTGTCGCCTACGAACCCGTTGCAGAGGCTTGCTGCGAGCAGGCCATCCGTCTGACCGCAATCGAAGTGCAGTTCCAGGGCAAGCGCTATGCAGGCGTTTGGTTTGCAACGAACGAGCGTCCGCAGGGCGACTACTACCGATTCGACGGCACGCTCATGGCGGGGCTGCGTTTCACCTTGCCGGTTCAGGCAACCCGCATCAGCTCGGATTTTGGCGAGCGCACGCATCCTGTCACGGGTGTCCATCACGGACACTCCGGTGTGGACCTTGCGGCACCGATCGGCAGGGCTGTGCGAGCTTCCGAGGCAGGCGTGGTTGCGCATATCGGCAATGAGCGGCGCGGCTACGGAAAATATGTGGTCATCCGGCATGCAGATGGCCACACGTCCTACTACGCGCATCTCTCCAAGATCGAACCCAAGCTCCGGGTGGGAATGTCCGTCGATCGCGCTCAACGTGTTGGTGCGGTTGGTCGTACCGGCACGGCAACCGGACCGCACCTGCATTTCGAAGTCCGTCGTGCCGATCGTCCTATCGATCCGCTTGCCTTGATTCACAAAGCAAGTACGCAAGCCCTACGCGGCGATCAACTCGCGGCATTCCAGCGTGTTGCCACCTTGGCGATGACGCGTCTTGCCGGCGCTGGGCCGGCATCGGTGGTGGCGACTTCTGCCGCCCAGAGCAACGTGTGTTGA
- a CDS encoding autotransporter-associated beta strand repeat-containing protein, giving the protein MNKNAWSLGVGGMAIITGTMPVGAYAACSSTAPTSGTTVNCSNPGIPSVNAVAGSTNVTINIDSTATGSYTLATTPTPFSVDTQSAITNNGNLSLSGNGTGVANRGAMLIGVNNNNTITNGVTGVITTTGTYNDGIAANGNGNTLVNNGSITTTGNNSYGMTAAWGQSNPGASGNTITNTGTVTTSGSNARAVSLLGGNGTVNNSGTLTSNGRDAPAVYMQGNNDTLNNSGTIQTTGTASSSGSVDAVVSNTLGSSFTATINNQAGGRIISNNGIGVRSTNGATTITNAGLIQGGGGTAIQGGNGNVTLILQTGSQIIGTANGGGGTNTVTLQGTGTASNAFTNFQSLTMAGTAWTWAGTGTFSTALVQSGTLNLTGTLGTTTASVVATVNAGATLQANASNLPLSVTDNGLVRFQQDSAGTYTGTISGSGAVEKTGAGTLTVSGSNTYAGGTTITQGALSVAADNALGASAGALTLNGGTLQLGSAFNLASSRAVSITANNGTIDTQGFNSTVAQNITGTGSLTKLGSGVLTLNGANSYAGGTNVNVGTLVVGDGTSASAALSGGGAVSVAGGATLGGYGSVTGNVTNNGTIGVANALASLASGATGNFQINGNLTNAGLAQLGGSGVGNTLTVAGNYTGQSATIALNTVLAGDGAASDRLVVSGGTASGSSALKVTNVGGAGAQTIADGIQVVQAVNGATTGASAFTLSGGSVSAGAYTYFLARGGASSGTGNNWYLRNTIPPRAYTGSHTNSYTHADSYTGASPDPDACACTAHYVG; this is encoded by the coding sequence ATGAATAAGAATGCGTGGAGTCTGGGTGTTGGCGGGATGGCGATTATTACTGGCACGATGCCCGTTGGTGCCTACGCCGCCTGTTCGTCGACAGCGCCGACCAGTGGTACGACGGTCAATTGCTCGAATCCGGGCATTCCGTCGGTGAATGCGGTTGCCGGTAGCACCAATGTCACCATCAATATCGATTCAACGGCCACCGGCAGCTACACGTTGGCAACGACGCCGACGCCATTTTCTGTTGATACGCAAAGCGCCATCACCAATAACGGCAATCTCTCGCTGTCTGGCAATGGCACCGGAGTTGCAAACCGCGGTGCCATGCTGATTGGGGTGAATAACAACAACACGATCACCAATGGCGTGACCGGTGTGATCACGACCACCGGCACATACAACGATGGCATAGCCGCCAACGGCAATGGCAATACGCTTGTCAACAATGGCTCCATTACAACCACCGGCAACAATTCGTATGGCATGACTGCCGCGTGGGGCCAAAGCAATCCGGGAGCCTCGGGCAATACGATTACCAACACCGGTACGGTAACGACGTCCGGAAGCAATGCTCGCGCGGTGTCGTTGCTTGGTGGCAACGGCACCGTCAATAACAGCGGTACGCTGACTTCCAACGGCAGGGATGCTCCGGCCGTCTATATGCAGGGCAATAACGACACCCTGAACAACAGCGGCACGATTCAGACGACGGGCACCGCATCGAGCAGCGGCAGCGTGGATGCGGTGGTGTCGAACACGCTCGGCAGCTCGTTTACCGCAACCATCAACAACCAGGCTGGCGGCCGGATCATCAGCAACAACGGTATCGGTGTCCGCTCGACCAACGGCGCCACGACGATCACCAATGCAGGGTTGATCCAGGGCGGTGGTGGGACGGCTATCCAGGGCGGCAACGGCAACGTGACGCTGATTCTGCAGACGGGCTCGCAGATCATCGGTACGGCCAACGGTGGTGGCGGCACTAACACGGTGACGCTGCAAGGTACGGGCACGGCGTCCAATGCGTTCACCAATTTCCAGAGCCTGACCATGGCCGGTACCGCCTGGACCTGGGCAGGCACCGGTACGTTCTCAACCGCGCTGGTACAGAGCGGCACGCTCAATCTGACGGGCACGCTTGGCACGACCACAGCCTCCGTCGTTGCCACCGTCAACGCTGGCGCGACGTTGCAGGCGAATGCGTCGAACTTGCCGCTGTCCGTGACTGACAACGGGCTCGTGCGCTTCCAGCAGGACAGCGCCGGCACCTACACGGGTACCATCAGCGGGTCCGGTGCGGTTGAGAAGACCGGCGCGGGTACCTTGACCGTGTCTGGCAGCAACACGTATGCCGGCGGTACGACCATTACGCAGGGCGCGTTGTCGGTGGCCGCAGACAATGCATTGGGCGCGTCCGCGGGTGCGCTCACGCTCAACGGCGGTACGCTGCAACTCGGCAGCGCGTTCAACCTGGCATCAAGCCGCGCGGTGTCGATTACGGCCAACAACGGCACGATCGATACGCAGGGCTTCAATTCCACGGTTGCGCAGAACATCACCGGAACGGGTTCGCTGACCAAGCTCGGCAGCGGTGTCCTCACGCTGAACGGGGCGAACAGCTACGCCGGCGGTACCAACGTCAATGTCGGCACCCTGGTTGTCGGCGATGGCACCAGTGCATCGGCGGCGCTCTCTGGCGGCGGCGCGGTGTCGGTGGCCGGCGGTGCGACGCTCGGTGGCTATGGCAGCGTGACCGGCAACGTGACGAACAATGGCACGATTGGCGTTGCGAATGCGTTGGCCAGTCTGGCTAGCGGTGCAACCGGCAACTTCCAGATCAACGGCAATCTGACCAATGCGGGACTCGCGCAACTTGGGGGTAGCGGGGTCGGCAACACCCTGACCGTAGCGGGCAACTACACCGGCCAGAGCGCGACGATCGCGCTGAACACAGTACTGGCGGGTGATGGTGCGGCATCGGACAGACTCGTTGTGAGCGGCGGCACTGCAAGCGGCTCAAGCGCGCTCAAGGTGACGAACGTGGGTGGGGCAGGCGCGCAAACGATCGCCGACGGTATTCAGGTCGTGCAGGCAGTCAACGGGGCGACGACTGGTGCGAGTGCCTTTACGCTGTCGGGCGGCTCAGTCAGCGCTGGGGCCTACACGTACTTCCTGGCCAGGGGTGGTGCATCGAGTGGCACAGGCAACAACTGGTATCTGCGTAACACGATTCCCCCCCGCGCCTACACCGGCTCCCACACCAACTCCTACACCCACGCCGACTCCTACACCGGCGCCAGCCCCGACCCCGACGCCTGCGCCTGTACCGCCCATTACGTCGGCTGA
- a CDS encoding outer membrane beta-barrel protein — translation MIKTLALPGALALLFSGAAFAQATADASKEEGYYGAARIVGAKHKADDMASTARPRIGSFVSIDDSANLVTGSFALGYDFANGWRVEGEYTLPRTDSFVSGSTRWPSNNYHDIKSQRLMANVYRDFAVAKNVSVYAMGGLGLSMLKSEGAQINPANGFGGPFNSASQTNLAWSLGAGVSYSPIKKLTLDLGYRYVDMGKTESGWNAFTNAVGMQDEMLRAKLVSHEIYLGARYKF, via the coding sequence ATGATCAAGACTCTTGCACTGCCCGGCGCGCTGGCGCTGCTGTTCTCGGGCGCGGCATTCGCCCAAGCCACCGCCGATGCTTCAAAGGAAGAGGGCTACTACGGCGCTGCTCGCATCGTGGGTGCTAAGCACAAGGCCGACGACATGGCTTCCACTGCGCGCCCGCGGATCGGTAGCTTCGTTTCGATTGACGACAGTGCCAATCTCGTCACGGGTTCGTTCGCGCTGGGTTACGACTTCGCCAACGGCTGGCGCGTCGAAGGTGAATACACGCTGCCGCGTACTGATTCCTTTGTGAGCGGTTCGACCCGTTGGCCCAGCAACAACTATCACGACATCAAATCGCAACGCCTGATGGCCAATGTGTACCGCGACTTCGCGGTGGCCAAGAACGTGTCGGTGTACGCCATGGGCGGTCTGGGTCTGTCCATGCTGAAATCGGAAGGCGCGCAGATCAATCCGGCCAATGGTTTTGGCGGTCCGTTCAACTCTGCAAGCCAGACTAATTTGGCGTGGTCGCTGGGTGCGGGTGTTTCGTACTCCCCGATCAAGAAGCTGACCCTGGACCTGGGCTACCGCTATGTCGATATGGGCAAGACGGAAAGCGGTTGGAACGCATTCACCAACGCTGTCGGCATGCAAGATGAAATGCTGCGCGCCAAACTGGTTTCGCACGAAATCTATCTGGGTGCACGTTACAAGTTCTAA
- a CDS encoding (2Fe-2S)-binding protein has protein sequence MDLDVNHRPVSVDCDPATPLLWVLRDHLNMTGTKFGCGVAACGACTVHLDGAAVRSCVLPVAAVAGKRITTIEGLAGGEGKRHALQQAWVDEQVPQCGYCQSGMLMAAADLLARQPDPSDADIDTAITNICRCGTYPRVRAAIKRAAKVLREGQA, from the coding sequence ATGGATCTGGACGTCAACCACCGGCCGGTCAGCGTCGACTGCGACCCGGCCACGCCTCTGCTGTGGGTCCTGCGCGACCACTTGAACATGACCGGCACCAAGTTCGGTTGTGGTGTCGCAGCGTGTGGCGCATGCACGGTGCACCTCGATGGGGCGGCTGTGCGGTCGTGTGTGTTGCCGGTGGCGGCGGTGGCGGGCAAGCGCATCACCACCATCGAAGGGTTGGCGGGTGGCGAAGGCAAGCGCCACGCGCTGCAACAGGCTTGGGTGGATGAGCAGGTGCCGCAGTGCGGCTACTGCCAGTCCGGCATGCTGATGGCCGCAGCGGATCTGCTGGCGCGGCAACCCGACCCGAGCGACGCCGATATCGATACGGCCATCACCAACATTTGCCGCTGCGGCACGTATCCGCGTGTGCGCGCGGCCATCAAGCGCGCGGCGAAGGTACTGCGGGAGGGCCAGGCATGA
- a CDS encoding hybrid sensor histidine kinase/response regulator: MPNAQSSTVLTAMRRFRRSALFGGGIVLTVMALLTFGIAVASMVHSHNERQRRELAIEGQRMASEVTKAEIVLRSTIYMAELVWNQRETTAPAEAARFQADGGRLVRQHDSGLHSVVFASATPDTPVPKLSRFIALTDSISRTLAATASIQGYRFTTYVYTPSQDFIAMSPFPWPDEAKLDAALANRPAFFAALTQDAAGESVAPKTVHDPRNGLHTVRWLEPYRNPLTGESALRMSIYGLDAGGKPFAVFVVEIPIKAVLAPLSIDRFDGTFVVLGAGGAPIAIDADADKRPDVLAALRELSGASTAVSLQRASNGVFMVSTPPGLVGGRVVYAFTWRDVLAGVWPEIRLTTLLTAGLIAVLWILLWWFNRRVFTPTLERSERFVEIERLNRILIETAPIGLGVIDARTGEPMLSSPIMNEVAGRAVVQAPSLSAEIAQRYATHGGTGVVHDDLALDTVDGNAIDLAVNVAPAHYHNANVLVTAFTDITDKKRTEQALRDAKQAADEANRAKSTFLSTMSHEIRTPLNAILGNLELIQRMPLEPVVGERLQSVTSSSNALLGIINDVLDFSKIEAGQVSIESIPFDAVAVVREVAAIFEPIAQQKGLQFDCIVDDSVAPWYAGDPTRLRQIASNLLSNAIKFTNKGDVLIEIYAKVDSAGRQGIVIGVSDSGIGMSTEQQARLFEPFVQADSTISRRFGGSGLGLALCRRLVDLMGGTISLRSAPGDGSQFTVTLPFAPTESPANVKDDAQPAESAQSIQPGSVSVLAVDDQASNRELIRMQLESLGYQVTLADSGGEALRRFNERHYDILLTDLSMPGMDGYALARCLRAQGAKQPIIALTAHAAIEEHQRCVQEGIDAVLVKPILLKALDTTLRRVVRSDAQTAPTAGSRENIGEGRLPERVLAALQGSTRDLLVSLHVALSTDDREATLRHLHAMRGTFAMVHEQAVADACAEMELKAKRGDALSGLRPGLDQLAQMTQETLGRRAA; the protein is encoded by the coding sequence ATGCCGAATGCCCAGTCATCCACCGTGCTCACGGCCATGCGCCGCTTCCGGCGTTCGGCGCTGTTTGGTGGTGGCATTGTCCTGACCGTGATGGCGTTGCTCACATTCGGCATTGCCGTGGCGTCGATGGTCCATTCGCACAACGAGCGGCAACGTCGTGAACTCGCGATCGAGGGCCAGCGGATGGCAAGCGAGGTCACGAAGGCGGAGATCGTGCTTCGGAGCACGATCTACATGGCTGAACTGGTATGGAACCAGCGCGAGACCACAGCCCCGGCGGAAGCCGCCCGCTTCCAGGCAGACGGAGGGCGGTTGGTTCGCCAACATGACAGCGGGCTGCATTCTGTTGTGTTTGCGAGTGCAACGCCTGATACACCGGTGCCCAAACTGTCGCGCTTCATAGCGCTGACGGACAGCATCTCGCGCACGCTGGCCGCCACCGCGAGCATTCAGGGCTATCGGTTCACAACGTATGTCTATACGCCATCGCAAGACTTCATTGCGATGTCGCCGTTTCCCTGGCCGGACGAAGCAAAGCTTGACGCCGCGCTTGCCAACCGGCCGGCCTTCTTTGCAGCGCTTACGCAGGATGCTGCTGGCGAGTCGGTTGCGCCAAAGACCGTCCACGACCCGCGCAACGGACTGCACACGGTGCGCTGGCTTGAGCCCTACCGCAATCCGCTGACGGGCGAGTCTGCGCTGCGGATGTCGATCTACGGGTTGGATGCCGGTGGCAAGCCGTTTGCCGTGTTCGTTGTTGAGATTCCGATTAAGGCTGTGCTGGCACCGCTGTCGATCGACCGGTTCGACGGAACATTCGTCGTCCTCGGCGCGGGCGGGGCGCCTATCGCGATCGATGCCGACGCAGACAAGCGCCCCGACGTGCTGGCCGCGTTGCGCGAGTTGTCTGGCGCTTCGACGGCCGTGTCCTTGCAGCGCGCGAGCAACGGCGTTTTCATGGTGAGCACCCCACCTGGTCTGGTAGGCGGGCGTGTGGTCTACGCATTCACATGGCGTGATGTGCTGGCTGGCGTCTGGCCCGAGATTCGCCTGACGACGCTGCTTACAGCCGGGTTGATCGCCGTATTGTGGATCTTGCTGTGGTGGTTCAACCGGCGTGTGTTCACGCCGACGCTGGAGCGGTCCGAGCGCTTTGTCGAGATCGAGCGCCTGAACCGGATCCTGATCGAAACCGCGCCGATCGGGCTGGGCGTAATCGACGCGCGCACTGGCGAGCCCATGCTGAGCAGCCCGATCATGAATGAGGTCGCTGGCCGTGCGGTTGTCCAGGCACCATCGCTGTCTGCCGAGATTGCACAGCGCTATGCAACGCACGGCGGCACGGGTGTCGTGCACGACGATCTCGCGCTCGACACGGTGGACGGAAACGCGATCGATCTGGCCGTCAATGTTGCACCTGCGCACTATCACAATGCGAACGTGCTGGTGACAGCGTTTACGGACATCACCGACAAGAAGCGCACCGAGCAAGCGCTGCGCGATGCCAAACAGGCTGCTGACGAAGCCAACCGGGCGAAATCGACATTCCTGTCGACGATGAGCCACGAAATCCGCACGCCGCTGAACGCGATTCTCGGCAACCTCGAACTCATTCAGCGGATGCCGCTTGAACCGGTGGTGGGGGAGCGGCTGCAATCGGTCACGTCGTCGTCCAACGCGCTGCTGGGCATCATCAACGACGTGCTCGATTTCTCGAAGATCGAGGCGGGTCAGGTATCGATCGAGTCCATCCCGTTTGATGCTGTGGCGGTCGTGCGCGAGGTGGCGGCAATCTTCGAGCCGATTGCGCAGCAGAAGGGGCTGCAGTTCGATTGCATCGTCGACGACAGCGTTGCCCCCTGGTATGCGGGCGATCCGACCCGGCTGCGGCAGATCGCCTCGAACCTGCTCAGTAACGCGATCAAGTTCACGAACAAGGGCGACGTGCTGATCGAGATCTATGCGAAGGTAGACAGCGCGGGCCGGCAAGGGATCGTCATCGGCGTCAGCGATAGCGGGATCGGCATGAGCACGGAGCAGCAAGCGCGCTTGTTCGAGCCCTTTGTGCAGGCTGATTCGACCATCTCGCGCCGGTTTGGCGGCAGCGGACTGGGGCTTGCGTTGTGCCGTCGGTTGGTCGACCTGATGGGCGGCACGATCAGTCTGCGCAGCGCACCCGGAGACGGCAGCCAGTTCACGGTCACACTGCCGTTTGCGCCCACCGAGTCGCCCGCCAACGTCAAGGACGATGCCCAGCCTGCCGAGAGTGCGCAAAGCATCCAACCGGGCAGCGTGAGCGTGTTGGCCGTTGACGATCAGGCGTCGAACCGGGAGCTGATCCGGATGCAACTGGAGTCGCTGGGCTATCAGGTCACCCTGGCCGACAGCGGCGGCGAAGCGTTACGTCGCTTCAACGAACGGCACTACGACATTCTGCTGACGGATCTCAGCATGCCGGGCATGGACGGCTATGCGCTTGCACGATGCTTGCGCGCACAAGGCGCGAAGCAGCCGATCATTGCGCTGACAGCGCACGCGGCCATCGAAGAGCATCAGCGTTGTGTGCAGGAGGGGATTGACGCCGTGCTGGTCAAGCCGATCCTGCTCAAGGCGCTTGATACGACGCTGCGTCGTGTGGTGCGTAGCGATGCGCAGACGGCACCAACGGCAGGGAGCCGCGAGAACATTGGTGAAGGGCGCTTGCCCGAGCGGGTACTTGCCGCGCTCCAGGGTTCAACGCGTGACCTGCTGGTATCCCTGCACGTTGCGCTGTCGACCGACGATCGGGAAGCCACGTTGCGCCACCTGCACGCCATGCGCGGTACGTTTGCGATGGTGCACGAGCAAGCCGTTGCAGATGCCTGCGCGGAGATGGAGCTGAAGGCAAAGCGAGGCGATGCTCTATCGGGGCTGCGGCCCGGGCTCGACCAGCTGGCGCAGATGACACAGGAAACACTGGGGCGCCGTGCGGCCTGA